From one Leishmania panamensis strain MHOM/PA/94/PSC-1 chromosome 11 sequence genomic stretch:
- a CDS encoding S-phase kinase-associated protein, putative (TriTrypDB/GeneDB-style sysID: LpmP.11.1170), which produces MPVEIANGDDVDFSQYCVLQSNDHPPVEFKVSRESAKMSGLLRDMLEDQEGSEAIIPIPNVSGQTLRLVLEYMEYHCGNPAQPIEKPLKTAIESLVCEWDSNFLFSKLLKNHDERQHEVLIDVIMAANFLNVRDLLDLTCACVASMIRGKTAEQIRELFNIENDFTPEEEEKIREENRWCEES; this is translated from the coding sequence ATGCCGGTGGAAATCGCGAACGGCGACGACGTGGACTTCTCGCAGTACTGCGTACTGCAGAGCAATGACCACCCGCCTGTAGAATTCAAGGTGTCGCGCGAGTCGGCCAAGATGTCGGGGCTCCTCAGGGACATGCTGGAAGATCAGGAGGGCAGCGAGGCGATTATTCCCATCCCGAACGTGTCGGGGCAGACGCTCCGACTCGTGCTAGAATACATGGAGTACCACTGCGGCAACCCGGCCCAGCCCATCGAGAAGCCGCTCAAGACGGCGATTGAATCGCTCGTGTGCGAGTGGGACAGCAACTTCCTCTTCAGCAAGCTTCTCAAGAATCACGACGAGAGGCAGCACGAGGTCCTCATCGACGTCATCATGGCGGCAAACTTTCTGAACGTGCGCGACTTGCTCGACCTGACGTGCGCCTGTGTCGCGAGCATGATCCGTGGCAAGACGGCGGAGCAGATTCGCGAGCTCTTCAACATCGAGAACGACTTCACaccagaggaggaggagaagattCGCGAGGAGAACCGCTGGTGCGAGGAGTCTTAG
- the ABCA2 gene encoding ABC transporter, putative (TriTrypDB/GeneDB-style sysID: LpmP.11.1180), with amino-acid sequence MRAVEAQRCSSMSASWQGNNSTFFSQLGVTLKRMLILQTRTPVAFACELLIPIIFLLGSIILWLIIKRDSIPATDYFSMSGESATELILARTPNMLCYNMTLSGGTQIAAFPECGDFVKQFASPPMLLCAENNISGPPVGLCVMESFALEAYFLARSYVPLGTAPVPSLDQMILLQWVWRLFYQLGGSKLIRDKTVDSAMFSSGTLYFAPKSNATDVLVDYLQRTSTYFKYVYGGTLATEDAAEATVKERTAHDPPNWGIVQVGTLAADDFNVAIRLNATALPRTRKILAEFYVGGVEKNGAAMYILSGFTTLQQTVYQYFLAEVARTSRTPASKLVMLPAPTRAFVSEQFLAYGGLFVPLILVLGFLYPVSQMTKRVVLEKELRLREAMLIMGLSEAVMYTAWFLIYLVQYTCVSLIMAILLRVTYLRKSNMGIVFFLLFLFCLSLITLSWLMAALFNKARLASILAPLIYFAMAVPLFVVQDVQSAAQIGFSFLSPSGLAAGIKLVLMHELSGGVTSSTFAYFRDSPNMLVVTSILFADFFIYLVLMLYLDAVLPKEWGTPRHPLFFIIGPVRLFCCRRGAPQCFDKDGRAEDGVFEEIGDDDTNYAVCIAGLRKKYRRGGRTFVAVNNLYWGMREGEISVLLGHNGAGKTTTMNMMTGMVSADAGDCYIYGYSVREERQKARQQIGYCPQHNILWPELTCYEHLWYYAAVKGLRGAAREEAISRMLAGVDLEDKRDYRSKMLSGGMKRKLSVAIAFVGGSRLVFLDEPTAGMDVGARRHTWELLRAMAKYHSILLTTHFMDEADLLGDSIAIMSKGRLQCAGSNMFLKTKLGVGYVLTLSVVAHVDRPGIMRKVMNHVPSATQLGSGAGEMGFRLPMGAKATFPTLLADIEDCSSQLGINAYSVSATTLEEIFIQIVQQEDAKEGVKGTRQYSSTPYGESTLLANEAGAGATRDPIDALVSPSAVDSICKEPARPSDVWNVDLIRNEFAIFHSQFKAMLWKRLWNGLRDRRTQFFQVVCPVLCVLLAMLLMLIKLFQSPAITLSSDLYGTQVEIDVAGCASAMNLTIPFGSMTTTVQPPGVNSISLLSAYMLETYNTHEMERYSGLACNDTTSFPAPGTAASGVIYNSSALHSPGIGLFNLYNGYYMAERGNNASVMTTVVHTMPRTKTEDDLVAWVYSLIISIVIMIPFTLIPSTFVSWIVKERECKARHLQNVSGLSFFIYWLTNFLFDICCYIITMFLVIIVFAIFHREEYIGKRAVGATIVLFFLYGLSSVTMAYAVSFLFKEHSTAQNAVTIVNFITGFLLVVSVSMLSVVQSTKKVADKLPWFFRVVPSFCVGEGISNLATLRIEESLGTTKTPWSMSVVGWPCVYMAIEVPIYIFITLFIDYPGRRQHAEQSFHNPDSEPEIIEGEDEDVVAERNSVLHSSERQGDLVQVLNLRKEYSNGKVAVRNITFGVHPGEVFGFLGTNGAGKTTTISILCQEFSPTSGHASICGNDIETDSREALRCIGYCPQFDACLDLLTVEEHLELYAGVRAISYESRTRTVRELLSLCELTSYKDTLARELSGGNRRKLSVAVCLIGGPRVVFLDEPSAGMDPVARRGLWTAIETVSDNCAIVLTTHHLEEVEALAHRVAIMVDGTLRCIGNKTHLKKKFGTGFEVTIRIRSDDEEVKEAIQRFFEAKFPGSSLREYRARRFTYALPGSMKLSRIFKLMEENASELGATDYSVSQTSIEQVFLQISDEAERQHEEEEAERQHEEEEAERLASTEKRCCACCC; translated from the coding sequence ATGCGCGCAGTCGAGGCGCAACGCTGCTCGAGCATGTCCGCATCGTGGCAAGGTAACAACAGCACCTTCTTCAGCCAGCTGGGCGTAACACTGAAGCGGATGCTGATCTTACAGACCCGCACCCCCGTCGCGTTTGCGTGCGAGCTGCTGATCCCGATCATCTTTCTTCTCGGCTCCATTATCCTGTGGCTTATCATCAAGAGGGACTCCATCCCGGCGACTGACTACTTCAGCATGAGTGGAGAGTCTGCCACGGAGCTCATACTGGCGCGGACGCCGAACATGCTGTGCTACAACATGACGCTCTCAGGTGGTACTCAAATCGCGGCTTTCCCGGAGTGTGGCGACTTCGTCAAACAGTTCGCGTCACCACCGATGCTGTTGTGCGCTGAGAACAACATCAGCGGCCCCCCGGTTGGCCTCTGCGTTATGGAAAGCTTCGCTCTTGAGGCTTACTTTTTAGCGCGCAGCTACGTGCCACTGGGCACGGCGCCTGTGCCGTCGCTGGATCAGATGatcctgctgcagtgggtATGGCGCCTCTTCTATCAGCTGGGTGGTTCCAAGTTGATTCGTGACAAGACGGTGGACTCTGCTATGTTCTCCAGCGGCACCCTCTACTTTGCGCCGAAGTCCAACGCGACAGACGTGCTTGTTGATTACCTCCAGCGCACATCCACTTACTTCAAGTATGTCTACGGTGGCACCCTCGCCACGGAGGatgcggcggaggcgacggtCAAGGAGCGCACCGCGCACGACCCACCCAACTGGGGCATCGTTCAGGTGGGTACCTTGGCTGCCGACGACTTCAATGTGGCCATCCGCCTGAacgcgacggcgctgcctcgGACGAGGAAAATCCTTGCAGAGTTCTACGTTGGCGGTGTGGAGAAGAACGGGGCGGCCATGTATATCCTCTCTGGCTTCACGACGCTACAGCAGACCGTGTACCAGTACTTCCTGGCAGAGGTGGCCCGCACGTCAAGGACGCCAGCGAGTAAGCTGGTCATGCTTCCCGCGCCGACACGCGCCTTCGTGAGTGAACAGTTCCTCGCGTACGGCGGGCTGTTTGTGCCGCTTATCCTCGTGCTCGGCTTCCTGTACCCGGTGTCGCAGATGACAAAGCGCGtcgtgctggagaaggagctgcgcttGCGAGAGGCAATGCTGATCATGGGGTTGTCAGAGGCAGTTATGTACACGGCGTGGTTCCTGATCTACCTGGTGCAGTACACGTGCGTCTCGCTCATCATGGCGATTCTGCTGCGGGTGACGTACCTGAGGAAGTCGAACATGGGCATCGTCTTCtttctgctcttcttgtTCTGCCTTTCCCTCATCACGTTGTCGTGGCTCATGGCGGCGCTCTTCAACAAGGCGCGCCTGGCGTCCATCTTGGCGCCGCTCATTTACTTCGCCATGGCAGTGCCGCTCTTCGTTGTTCAGGATGTGCAAAGTGCCGCGCAGATtggtttctcttttctttcgccaTCCGGTCTCGCTGCTGGCATCAAGCTGGTCCTCATGCACGAGCTGAGCGGTGGCGTCACTTCCTCGACCTTCGCCTACTTCCGTGATTCGCCGAATATGCTCGTGGTGACCTCTATCTTGTTTGCGGACTTCTTCATCTACCTCGTGCTGATGCTCTACCTGGACGCTGTTTTGCCGAAGGAGTGGGGCACGCCGAGGCACCCGCTCTTCTTCATCATCGGCCCGGTGCGACtgttctgctgccgcagagGTGCACCTCAGTGCTTCGATAAGGACGGCCGAGCCGAGGATGGCGTGTTCGAGGAGatcggcgacgacgacaccaACTACGCAGTTTGCATCGCCGGACTGCGCAAGAAATaccgtcgcggcggcaggaCGTTCGTTGCGGTGAACAACCTGTACTGGGGGATGCGCGAGGGCGAGAtctcggtgctgctggggcacAACGGCGCCggcaagacgacgacgatgaacATGATGACGGGGATGGTATCGGCCGACGCGGGCGACTGCTACATCTACGGCTACTCTGTCCGTgaggagcggcagaaggCTCGCCAGCAGATCGGCTACTGCCCGCAGCACAACATCCTGTGGCCGGAGCTGACGTGCTACGAGCACCTTTGGTACTACGCCGCGGTGAAGGGCTTGCGAGGTGCGGCGCGGGAGGAGGCGATCTCGCGCATGCTCGCTGGTGTCGACCTGGAGGATAAGCGCGATTACCGCTCAAAGATGCTGTCGGGCGGGATGAAGCGGAAGCTGTCTGTGGCGATTGCGTTTGTTGGCGGGAGCCGCCTTGTGTTCCTGGACGAGCCGACTGCCGGCATGGATGTTGGCGCGCGGCGACACACCTGGGAGCTCCTGCGAGCCATGGCCAAGTACCACAGCATCCTGCTGACGACGCACTTCATGGACGAGGCCGATCTGCTGGGTGATTCCATCGCCATCATGAGCAAGGGTCGCCTGCAGTGCGCGGGCAGCAACATGTTCTTGAAGACCAAGCTTGGTGTTGGCTATGTGCTGACCCTCTCCGTTGTCGCCCATGTTGATCGGCCGGGCATTATGAGGAAAGTGATGAATCACGTGCCGTCAGCGACGCAGCTTGGATCCGGTGCGGGTGAGATGGGCTTCCGGCTGCCGATGGGTGCCAAAGCAACATTCCCCACTCTGCTGGCCGATATTGAGGACTGCAGCTCGCAGCTCGGCATCAACGCTTACAGCGTCTCTGCTAcgacgctggaggagatTTTCATCCAAAttgtgcagcaggaggatGCCAAAGAGGGGGTGAAGGGGACTCGGCAGTACTCGTCGACGCCGTACGGCGAGTCGACACTACTGGCTAATGAGGCCGGTGCGGGTGCCACTAGAGACCCCATCGACGCCCTAGTCAGCCCCAGCGCCGTCGACAGTATTTGTAAGGAACCAGCGCGGCCGTCGGATGTGTGGAATGTCGACCTCATCAGAAATGAGTTTGCGATCTTTCACAGTCAGTTCAAGGCGATGCTATGGAAGCGGCTCTGGAACGGCTTGCGGGATCGCCGCACGCAGTTCTTCCAGGTGGTGTGTCCGgtgctgtgtgtgctgcttgcGATGTTACTCATGCTCATCAAGTTATTTCAATCCCCGGCCATCACGCTCTCAAGCGATCTGTACGGCACGCAGGTCGAGATCGACGTGGCAGGATGTGCGTCGGCGATGAACTTGACCATACCGTTTGGGTCGATGACCACGACGGTGCAGCCGCCAGGCGTGAACTCCATTTCATTGCTTTCGGCCTACATGCTTGAGACGTACAACACTCACGAGATGGAGAGGTACAGCGGCCTGGCGTGCAACGACACGACGAGCTTCCCTGCGCCCGGTACGGCAGCCTCGGGGGTGATCTACAACAGTTCGGCACTGCATTCCCCGGGGATTGGCCTCTTCAATCTTTACAACGGCTACTACATGGCGGAGCGCGGCAATAACGCCAGTGTGATGACCACCGTCGTCCACACGATGCCAAGGACGAAGACTGAGGACGACCTCGTGGCGTGGGTCTACTCCCTTATCATCTCCATCGTCATTATGATCCCCTTTACGCTCATTCCGTCCACATTCGTGTCATGGATTGTCAAGGAGCGAGAGTGCAAGGCGCGGCATCTGCAGAACGTGTCGGGGCTCTCCTTCTTCATCTACTGGCTCACGAACTTCTTGTTTGATATCTGTTGCTATATTATCACGATGTTCCTTGTCATCATCGTCTTCGCCATCTTCCACCGCGAGGAGTATATTGGCAAGAGGGCTGTCGGTGCCACCATCgtgcttttcttcctctaTGGCCTATCCAGTGTGACCATGGCGTACGCCGTCAGTTTCCTCTTCAAGGAGCACTCCACAGCACAGAATGCCGTGACGATAGTTAACTTCATCACCGGCTTCCTCCTGGTGGTCAGTGTGTCGATGCTCTCCGTGGTGCAGTCCACGAAGAAAGTGGCCGACAAGTTACCGTGGTTCTTCCGCGTGGTGCCGAGCTTCTGCGTCGGCGAAGGCATAAGCAATCTCGCGACCTTGAGGATAGAGGAGTCACTGGGCACAACGAAGACACCGTGGTCCATGTCAGTGGTGGGCTGGCCGTGCGTGTACATGGCGATCGAGGTGCCCATCTACATCTTCATCACTCTCTTCATCGATTACCCCGGACGCCGACAGCATGCTGAGCAGAGTTTCCACAACCCCGACTCCGAGCCGGAGATTATTGAGGGCGAAGACGAGGACGTTGTGGCGGAGCGCAACAGCGTGCTTCACAGTAGCGAGCGGCAGGGAGACCTCGTGCAAGTGCTGAACCTTCGGAAGGAGTACTCCAACGGCAAAGTGGCGGTGCGCAACATCACTTTTGGAGTCCACCCCGGCGAGGTGTTCGGCTTCCTCGGCACGAACGGTGCCGGCAAGACAACGACGATTTCCATTCTCTGTCAAGAGTTCAGCCCCACAAGCGGCCACGCCTCGATCTGCGGCAACGACATCGAGACGGATAgccgcgaggcgctgcggtgcatcGGGTACTGTCCGCAGTTCGACGCGTGCCTGGACCTgctgacggtggaggagcaccTGGAGCTGTACGCGGGTGTGCGGGCCATCTCGTACGAGTCTCGCACGCGCACGGTGAGGGAATTGCTGAGCTTATGCGAGCTGACAAGCTACAAGGATACCCTGGCGCGTGAGCTTTCCGGCGGCAACCGGCGCAAGCTGTCCGTTGCTGTGTGCCTAATCGGCGGGCCACGAGTGGTGTTCCTCGATGAGCCGTCGGCTGGCATGGACCCCGTTGCGCGGCGCGGGTTGTGGACTGCCATCGAGACCGTGTCAGACAACTGCGCCATTGTGCTGACGACGCACCacctggaggaggtggaggcgcttgCGCATCGCGTGGCGATCATGGTGGACGGCACTCTGCGGTGTATTGGTAACAAGACGCACCTGAAGAAGAAGTTCGGCACGGGCTTTGAGGTGACTATACGTATCCGCTCTGACGATGAGGAAGTGAAAGAGGCGATTCAACGCTTCTTCGAGGCGAAGTTCCCTGGCTCCTCGCTGCGTGAATACCGTGCGCGCCGCTTCACCTATGCGCTGCCCGGAAGCATGAAGCTATCGAGGATATTCAAGCTTATGGAGGAGAACGCCTCCGAACTGGGGGCGACGGACTACAGCGTGTCGCAGACCTCGATCGAGCAGGTCTTCCTGCAGATTAGcgacgaggcggagcggcagcacgaggaggaggaggcggagcggcagcacgaggaggaggaggcggagcgcctTGCCTCcacggagaagaggtgctgcgcgtgctgctgctag